A window of Candidatus Saccharibacteria bacterium oral taxon 488 genomic DNA:
CGGAGCGATTTGGGTGCGTTCGCTGACGGTGTATTTGCTGCGGACGGGCGTGCTTGGCAAGTATAAATATCTGGAAAACGGTGCGCACTGGGCGATTATGGCGCTGGGTATGATGATGATTGCTAAGCTGTTTCATCTGGAACTGCCGGAATGGGCGACGGGTGGTCTGGGGCTATTGTTTGTGAGTTTGGCGGTTGGTAGTAGTATACTGGAGGCGCGAGCGATTAATTTGCAAGAAGCAGCCGCAGCGAAATTACATAATGCTGAGCGGCGGCTGAAACATGGCGCGGCGAGGATTGTGCCGCGAAAGCGACGGTAATTGATATTTGTGGCTTTTTGTTTCGGGCGATATCGCTTGCTTATTGCGACATTGTTGCAATAAGCATTTTTAATTTCGCAGGCGTAATGATGTAGTGATATGTCGGGGGTTATAATTTGACGCTTATGGCTGAAATGTGATCGGATAAAAAGTCATGAATCATTGTTTGCACCGTTGGGATGGCCCAATTTTTCAAAATAGTTAATTCATCGCTATTAAAATTCATCATAACAAAACGGTCGGTTGAGGCTTGCCGCCGCAGTAGATTGTCTGTACCGATACGAATATGCCAAAAGTCAGAACCAATGTGAGCATGAAGCGATTTTAAGCCGTTGCTGCCAGCGTCGCGGCCGCCTTTACGGATACGGATTTTACCAAAATCAAGGTCAGTGTCGTCATGAATAACCAGTAAATCATCCAGCGTCAATTTATAAAAATCCATGAGCGCCCGCGCGGCAACGCCGACTTCGTTATAGTACGTCGTTGGTTTGACCAAGAGAACTTTTTCCTGCGGACTAGCGGTTAACGACTTTGCGTCAGCAGTTGAGGCTAGCTTGATATTATTTAGCTTAGCAATATCCGCAAAGAATTTGGGCTTATTGCTAAATTGTGCACCCTGCTCCGCCGCCAACTGGTCAACCACCAAAAAGCCAGCATTATGCCGCGTGTAAGTATACTTTTTGCCAGGATTGCCAAGGGCCAGAATGACTTTCATAGCCTTAGTATATCACCTTGGTCGTGATGACGTATAATAGATGTATGGCGAAACGCGATGATGATTTGGAATTTAGTGTTAATGCGGCGTTTGACGAAGCGCGGGCGGTTGTTGACAAGGTGCCGCTGTATTTGGTGAACGGCTCGCTGGGAGCCGGCAAGACCAGCGTGCTGGAATTCTTATTGCAACAAAGTGACTATAAGGGCGCGCGAGTGATTGAAAATGAATATGCCAATGAAAATGTCGACGGCTATCGGCTGGAGGGATTGGCGGAGATGGTAACGACGCTGGCGGGAGATTGCGTGTGTTGCTCGTCGAAGCACGCGCTGACACGGATGCTGCTGGACTTTTGCCGGAATTCTCCGGCGCCAGTGTTTATTGAGGCGACGGGCGTGGCGCGAACGATGAACTTGGTCGAGAAATTGATTAATGCACAAATCTTCAATAAGTATGAGGTGATGCAGAGTTTTTACGTGATCGATGCGCACGAGATTCTTAATGGTGTCGAGCCGGCGCACGAGGTTGAACTGCAGGCAGCAGACGTGATTTTAGTGACTAAGGAAGATTTGCTAAGTGAAAATGAGCGCGCCGAGTACGAGGAAAAATTGCACACTCTGCCCTACGCCAAGGTGTTCAGTGCGCCGCACGGTCGGTTTGAACTCAGTAAATTAACCACGCCGTCGGGACTACTGGCATTTTTTGATACGTACGACGGCGAGCTGGCGGTGCCGGATAATCCGACGTACGCCGTGCTGGACGTTTCAGGCATGAAAATTACGGCAGCGACTTTGGAAAAAATATGGCCGGAATTATTTGCGGCGTATGGCCTGCGGCGAATGAAGGGCTGCTTCATCAACGACAACGGCGCGCGCCAGCATGTGGAGGCAACCGAGCAGCAGATTCAGCTAACTAATGCCAGGCCTGAGGAGGCGGCAAAAATCGTATTCATCGGCGAGCGAGCGGATGAGATTACCCGTGAAGCTTTGGCGGCGCAACTGGTTATGTTTGGATAAAAGTTCGCTTTCGTCGTTTCCGACTCATCAGCATAGACACGCATCTATGGAGCGAACTGACAAGCAGAAGGTGGAGGAAAGTTAACTTTGCCCGCCAGTTCGTAACTAGTGTATATCTATCAATCACCTCCTTTTGAGTCATGTACAGGTAGGTCACGGTCCAATGGTCCCCCCTTGCTTTGCTTTCATGAGAGCCTTCGTTATGGAGATTGGATCGGAATTGGAACATACTTGGATGGTGTGCTTATTGAACTTGAACCTAACCACAGTCTGCCCCTCCCGGTCGTGCAATTGAGCAAGCATCTTCGCGTCAATAATGGCGCTAAGCAGGTTAGTGCCATCATTGAACTTTATACTAATTGAAATAACCTTATAGTTGGGCATAATACTCTTCCTCCCCACCCGAGCGGATGCTCGTGTGAAAAACACTGGTCGACACCCGAATGGGTCGACTCGAGATGGGGTGTTTTGGTGCTTCTTGTGACGCACCGCAACATCCCATCTCAAATCAAAACTTTCTCTGCTTGTCAAACTACACTTTCGGACAAGGGTTCACTCAACTCGTCAACAAAAGCTGATATATATATCAATACGAGAACAAAACGTCAAGGGTTTTTGTCAATAATACAATAAGATTATGAAATTTTGTCAATAATAACTAAGTGTTCAATATGCGGCGTGCGTGGGAAAAAGTTGTAGCCACGGTGCCAAGCGATGCGGTAGTGTTGTTGGAGTAAGGCGACGTCGCGGGCTTGGGTGACAGGATTGCAGCTGAGATAAATGATACGTGGCGGTAGTTTTTGCAACAATGTTGCAATAACATCGGGATGCAAGCCGGCGCGCGGCGGATCGACGATGACGATTTCCTTGCCTGTAATGTGGTCGAGGGCTTGTTCGCTGGGAGCGAGGACGGCGCGGGCGTCGGTACCAAGTTCGGTGATGTTGCGCTGCATTTCGCGGACAGCATCGGTGTTGATTTCCACCAGCGTGACGTTGCCGCCGCCAATGGTCAGGCCGATGGTGCCGACGCCAGCGTAGAGGTCGAGAGTTGATAATCTGACAGCTCGAATATCATCAGAAAATAATCCGGGACCCACGTGAAGTTGCCCAGATTTTTTCTGAGATATTGCTCGCTGTTGATTATCGGTGTAGCCATGTGTCTCCAACTGATCCAGCTGGCGCTCTTGGTGTGCCTTATTGTACGGCACCCACTCCTTCATATCGCGCAGTGCCTGCTCGTAAACCGGGATGTTGACTTGGAAAAAGCCTTCGCAGGCGTAGCGGAATGGCACGCC
This region includes:
- a CDS encoding aminoacyl-tRNA hydrolase; protein product: MKVILALGNPGKKYTYTRHNAGFLVVDQLAAEQGAQFSNKPKFFADIAKLNNIKLASTADAKSLTASPQEKVLLVKPTTYYNEVGVAARALMDFYKLTLDDLLVIHDDTDLDFGKIRIRKGGRDAGSNGLKSLHAHIGSDFWHIRIGTDNLLRRQASTDRFVMMNFNSDELTILKNWAIPTVQTMIHDFLSDHISAISVKL